In one window of Mytilus trossulus isolate FHL-02 chromosome 7, PNRI_Mtr1.1.1.hap1, whole genome shotgun sequence DNA:
- the LOC134727140 gene encoding uncharacterized protein LOC134727140: MFLKMADSEARREARRRKILENADKRMKRLTNQYESEKEVAENKTDEDKLTNTSGNAIKEENLKDKTTAPELNHKATEPEVQTRSDTPVQQQNIQPELRQRGTVKIQRNIDIQNRQTQDSQKPVIKSEKSESDINLSLKQTEGLKIASLILLAIVCRLVLKCGFGLFYFQSIFLPFVALEVGWIHYQLTNSLQMPRKKNKMSTMLMLCGIKPDLLVVYDTIMSYVTTFSEDFGLFVFSFFISNLLVS, from the exons ATGTTTCTCAAAATGGCTGATTCTGAGGCAAGACGTGAAGCCCGGAGACGAAAAATCTTAGAAAATGCCGACAAACGAATGAAAAGGCTCACAAATCAATATGAATCAGAAAAGG AAGTTgctgaaaataaaacagatgAAGACAAATTGACCAATACCAGTGGTAATGCTATAAAAGAAGAAAACCTTAAAGACAAAACTACTGCACCAGAATTGAACCATAAAGCTACAGAACCAGAAGTGCAGACCAGATCAGATACTCCAGTTCAACAGCAAAATATACAGCCTGAACTCAGACAGAGAGGGACTGTCAAGATACAGAGAAACATCGATATTCAGAATAGACAAACACAAGACAGCCAGAAACCAGttataaaatctgaaaaatctGAATCAGATATTAATTTGTCCTTAAAGCAGACTGAAGGGTTGAAGATTGCTAGTTTGATTCTGTTGGCTATAGTATGCAGGCTGGTTTTAAAATGTGGTTTTGGACTGTTTTATTTCCag tctATTTTTCTACCATTTGTTGCACTTGAGGTTGGATGGATTCATTATCAATTGACAAAT tcacTGCAAATGCCAAGGAAAAAGAACAAGATGTCTACCATGTTAATGTTGTGTGGGATCAAGCCAGACCTTTTAGTTGTTTATGACACCATAATGAGTTACGTTACTACATTTTCTGAAGATTTTGGACtctttgttttttcatttttcataagtAATTTATTAGTGTCCTAA